The genomic region CGGTGTCCGCCTTGATCTTGCGGTCGCCGTCAATTGCGGCAAAATGGGCAAAATCATCGGCCATGATTTCAGTGATCGCAATAACGGGTTCTGCGGCGGTCAATTCGTCGGTTGCTGCTTTCAGCGCATGGGTTTTGGATTTCTCAATTGCAGCGGCGCGAATATCCGCGATCTTTGTTATTTCCGGCGCAATTTCCGACGAGCCAGATTTCGGGTGGCTGGTCAGCGGCACCAGCCTCAGGTCAAAAATTGTCAAAGCCTTTTGGAAACCTGTCTTGGCCTGCGTTTCGGTGGCAATTGCCCGCTTTATTCCGATCAGCGCTTTTTCACCGATATCCAGTTTTGCCGCACTGTCTGGTGTCGGCGTCGCCTTGGCGTCTGATACCAATTTGGCGATTTTTTGAAACGCGCTGTTCCAGGCCTCGGGGGTTTGGCTAACGGCCTCGGCTATCAGGCTGTTGTAGCTGGCGATCGGGCCGTCGGTCAGGGATTTGATCTCGGCCTCGATCCGCTGGATCTGTTCGGACAGATCGAGTTCGGGGCTATCGCCTGCAACCTCCGGCGGCGGCTCCTGGTCAGAGGGGCCTTTTTCCGGTGCCGACGGCTTTGGGGCGGTCAGTGTTTCGCCATCTTCGCTGGCCGCTTGCAGGGGGGCCGGCGCCGGTTCTTCGGGACGTGTTTCGGGGGCCGCTTGCCGAGCTTCGGAAATGGACTTGGCCAATGGCCCGACGGCCTTGAGTGCGGTTTCGAAATCAGGCGGTGTGGCCGATACCTTGGCGTTTATCAACGCCCAGACTGCCTGGATTTTTTTCGATTGCGGTGTCCCTAGGGCCAATGCCTCGGCCACCAGCGGCGTCAATTTTGTCGATGCCTGCTGCCATTTTGCTTCTAGCATTGCCTGGCGCTTGGCCAAAGCGGCAGCGTCCCTGGCCGCAGTCTTCATCGCATCGGATAATTTACCAATGAAATCAAGCGCGGTCTTGTAGGCGCCGGTTTTTGCCTTGCCCTGAATGGCAGCCCAAAGGGCATTCACTTGCGTCAGGTCTATGCCGGCGATGTTACCCAGCTTTGCCAGATTGGCCTCTACCTTTGTCGCCGCAGTTTTCCATTTTTCAGCCAGTGGATCGGGCTGGTCTGACGGTGCTTCGGGCGCCTCTGCGGTGTCTTCTGCTGTCTCGCCTTTTTGCGGTGTCTTGGGGCTGGGGGGCGTGCCAGGACTGGTCGGGGCCTGATCCTTGCCTACCTCGGCTTCGTCTTCATCGGCGTCCGACTCAATCACCTGGCCACTGGGATCCAGCACGATGATGTTGAACTTGAGCCCAACAACCATGAACAGTTTTCGCGCCTTGCGGGCAAATCCGGGCAGAATTTTACCATCAATGGAGACCGAGAGATCTTTTCCTTTGAGTGTCAACCGCCCAAAGGTGAAAAGCGCCGTCTCGCCATCTGCTTTGGCCTGCTTTCCCAGTATCTTAGAGGCTTTTGTTTTGTGAAGAATAAAAACCGAATTCTCGATTTTCTTACCAAAGCACAGACCAAAGGCAAGCTCTCGCTTTCGCGCCAATGCGATCTGTTGTTTGATTTCTTTTGCGGCAGATCCATCAAGAGACATTAGGGCTATCCCGACAATTAAAAAAATGTAAAAATTTAAACACAAGCGTCGCTGCGCCTTCGAGCGTCGCATGGGGCCGGGGTTTCAGCAAGAATTTTTTCCGCTGATCTGGCTTGGGTCGAGCCCGCAATATATCGGGGCAATGATGTGAGGTTCTATTGATTTCTCTAGCACCCGGATATGGCAAATGAATAAACGGCGCAAAGTTTGGGCGTCGGTCATTGTGGTTTTTTTGGGATTTGGCGGCAGTGGATTTATCAGCGGCTCATTTGCATCGGATAAAGGGAACGGACCGATCGGAGATATTCCAATGACATTACCCACGGTAGAAACCTTCGACGGGGCCTGGATTGTTGAGAAAGTGACGGGCGTTGATCTGACAGGGTTTGACGCGCTGCGGTTTGATTTTGACGCGGGCACGCTGTATGGATCCGCGCCCTGCAGAAGCTTTAAGACGAGCTTTGGGCCGGATGTTCAAAACCTGATGTTTGCCCCATTGCAAATTGGTGGCGGGTTGTGTGACGAGCAAACAATGATCACCGAACGCAAGTTTCTGCAGCGAATTGGGCTGGTCAATCGTCTGGAAATTGACGCCGACAATCAGCTTGTCATGTACGCCTCAGATGAGCCAATGCTCTGGGCCACGCGCCTGACCGAGTAAGCCTGATCAGAGAGATCGGGCGCTGCTGGATCAGATAAGGCGGCTTTGCCCTATTGTTGGGCCGCCAGATATCCAATGCCACCGGCGATAATCAGCCCCAGCGCAACAGCTGCCGCAATTTTCCAGGCGGAATAGGGACGTTCGCCCTGAACCCGGCCAGATTGGCCATTGACCACAAACCGATAGGTTTTGCCGCGGTACTTATAGGCCGCCAGCCAGACCGGCAGCAGCACATGTTTAAAGGTCACATCGGCGATTGCAGTGTCGATGTCGTGAATGCGCTGGCGGTCGCCGCCGATGTCAAAGCGCACATCGCGCTCAATCACCCGGTCCATCTTGGCACGCGCTTGGGTATATCCGTCCTGCAGTTCCACCGCATAGGCCTCGGCCCGGAACCCGGCCAGATACTGCGGCTGATAGCGTTCCATTGCCGACAGATCCCAGGGTTCCAGTGCTTCGGTGTATTTCTTGGGCAGGCTGTTGGAGGCCAGCACCAGCACATCGTCAAACCAGCGCTGCACCCGGCCCGAGGCCGGTCGCCAGCGGACCTTGGCCACTTGGCGGCTCTGGCGCTTGCCATTCACCATCTTGGTCTCGGTGACATAGTAGACGGTGCCGCGCTGACCTGAGTAGCTGGACTTGGTATCCGCATCAAAGGTCCAGTAGGGCACATAGATCCCCTGCATCTTGCGGCCCTTACGGGCATATTCCTTCAGCCCGTTGGGGGCGAACCACAATCGCCCCAGCCAGCTGGCCATTTCCTTATGGGCGCTGCGCTCATCGACGCCAAAGGGCAGCACGCCCTTGGGCTTGATGTGGCGGTTTTCGCCGGTGTCCACCACCACCGGGGTGGCGCAAAACGGGCATTCCTTGGCATGGGTGGCAGGGTCGAATTCGACCTGCGCGGCGCAGTTGGGACAGGCCGAGACTCGGGTGATCTCAATCTCGGCCGCGGGCAGGTGCTGTGCCACGGCGGTGTCGAAATCCAACTCGCGCAGGCTGGCCGCCTGCCAGGGCCCGGCGCCAATCTGCTCGGCATGTCCACAGTGAGCGCAGCTCAGGCTGCGGTTGCCAGGGTCATAGCGATAGTCGCCACCACATTGCTCGCAGGGAAAGCGGTGGCCTTCTTTGGGTGCTTCGGAGGCGGCTGGTGGTGGCGGCGGAGGGGATGAAGACACGGCGGGGCTCAAATCTGGAACAGGTGAAAATTGAGTTCTGCCCGCCGCAGGGATGCGTTGGCGGGCAAGGCGGTCAGCCTGCCGGGGCAGGGGGCGGTGGGGGGGGCGGCAGAATGGTGAACAGCTGCGCCAGTTCGGTGACCTCTCCGGCCCGTTTCCAGCCGTCCTGTCCGGGTGTCCAGACATGGGTTTCGCGGTTGAGACCGCCCTCGGCGGCCATACGCCCCAGCCTGGCCTTGGAGAACGGCCCGCTGGTTTGGCCGTTTTCGGCCAGATGCCAGACGTGCTCGACGGGCGGCGGCGGTGGCGCCAGGGGGGCGGCAACCGGAGCCGCCTGCGTTGTGGTTGCGGCGGCAGCGGGGGCGGGGCGGGCGCCCCAGGGACCAGCGGCCTGACCCGCTGCCATGGCCTGCGCCATGCCGATACCCATGCCCATTCCCAAACCGGCCCCCATGCCACCGCCGGGGTTTTGCGCGGCGGCGGTCATCGCCTCGGCGGCGGAAAACTGCGTGTAGCGGCCCAGATCGCCGACAATGCCCATCTGGGTGCGCCTGTCCATCGCCGCCTCAACCGCCGGTGGCAGCGAGATGTTTTCGATATAGAGCTCGGGGATCGACAGCCCATAGTCGGCGATGGTGGCGGAAATCTCAGCCGCCACCAGCTTGCCCAGATCAGCCGTGTTGGCCGCCATATCCAGCACCGGCAGGCCCGAGCCGGCCACCACCCGCGAAAACTCTTGCACGATGATATTGCGCACCTGAAACGAGATCTCGTCCATGGTGAATTCGCCATCAGTGCCGACAATCTCGGTCAGGAAACGGGCGGCGTCAGAGATTTTGACCGAATAGGTGCCAAAGGCCCGCAGCCGGATTGGGCCGAATTCGGGGTCGCGGCAGATGATCGGGTTCTTGGTGCCCCATTTTAGATCATTGAAGCGGGTGGTATTGACGAAATAGATCTCCGATTTGAACGGCGACTGAAAACCGTGGTGCCAGTGTTGCAGCGTTGTCATCACCGGCATGTTGTTGGTCTCAAGCATATAAAGACCGGGGGTAAAGACATCCGCTAACTGGCCCTCGTGGATGAACACCGCCGCCTGTCCGCTCCGCACTGTCAGCTTGGCACCATATTTGATCTCATGGTCTTCGCGTTCAAACCGCCAGACCATAGTGTCGCGGCTGTCATCGACCCAGTGAATGACATCGATGAATTCACCGGTCAGAAAATCAAAAATTCCCATCGTGCTGGTCCTCTTCTTAATACGCGCGGGGCAGGTCCTCAGCAGGCAGCCCCATCAATTCATTGGCAATGACGCGGGTGATCGGGCGGGCCTGCGCGGCGCTCATCCCGGGGTGCAGTCGCGCATCGTATAACAGGGTCAGTAGCTTTTCGTCATGGCTGGTCAGCAGCGCAAATTCATCGTCATCGTTAAAGATCGAGGGCCGCGCCCGGGGGCTGTCATTGCGCAGCCCCAGCCCCTGCGCGACCTCCTCATGGACACAGCTTTGCCGCACCAGATCCGGGTGCTCGGCGCGGATCAGCGCCACGCCCCGGGTATAAGACAGCGGATCCTGTTGCGGCCCGCCAGCCAGTACCAGACAGTAAAAACTGCGCGGAGGGTTGGCAAATATCTCCAGATTTTCAGCGCTGATATTGGGCAGGATCTGTTGCAGCCGCGCCCGGATGAAATCGCTGTCATCCTTGCCGGCATAGATCACATGAAAATTGCCGCGCCCAGTGGTGGCGGTGATGGGATGGCCGGTGATACGGGCCAGCCGATCCGCATAACTGGCCAGAAATTGAGTGTCCTGCTGACGCTGCATCGGCGGTACCGAGGGGCCAAATTCGGCCTTGATACGCACCGGGCCGGGCCAGCGGCTCAGCCCGCCGGCGCCGCTGCTGCCACTGCCGGCATATTCGTCGAAAAAGGCGATGGCCTCAAAGTTGCGGACCAGTTTATCTGCGTTGTAAGGCGTGTCCGGCCCGCCGCCATCTATGCGCAGCAGGCCGCGGGTCAGCAGATCCTGCTGCAGCACCGCATAATAATGGACCAGTTGTTCGCTGGCAGCCGAGCGTGGCGGCGGCGCCAGTTCTTGCGGCGGCGGCGGTGCCACCGGGGTGGTCTGTGGCGGCGGGGTGCAGGCCAGCAGCGCCGCCAGTCCAACCAGACCGGCGATGACACCCGGTGACTTGCCCGGTGACTTGCCCGGTGATCTGCGCTGTTTATTTTCTCCGCCCTGACGCATCAATCAGCCCGGCACCGAGGTGGCCGCGGTGTCGCCAACCGCATCCTGACGCGCCCTGGCCGAGGCAAGGGTATCGCGCAGCTCGCCCTCCATCTTGGTCAGCTCCCGGGCGGCGGCGGCGCGTTGGGTCTTGCCCTGATCGGCAATCGCCAGACTGTCCTGAATGGTGCCGATCAGATCGGCATTGGCCTGCTTTACCGCTTCGATGTCGAACACACCGCGCTCCATCTCCTCGCGTATTATCTTGTTGCTGGCGCGCAGGTTGGCGGCATTGGCGGTCAGCAGCTCATTGGTCAGGTCATTGGCGTCGCGCACGGCGGCGGCGGCCTCGGCGCTGCGCTGGATGGTCACCGCTTGGGCCAGCTGGGTCTCCCACAGCGGCACCGTATTGACCAGGGTCGAGTTGATCTTGGTGACCAGCGATTTGTCATTTTCCTGCACCAGCCGGATCGAGGGCAGCGACTGCATGGTGACCTGACGGGTCAGTTTCAGATCATGCAGTCGGCGCTCCAGATCATCGCGGGCCGCGCGCAGGTCGCGCAGCTCCTGCGCCCGCATCACCTGTTGACCCTCAGCTGCCGCCGCCAGCTCAGCCTGCTGGGCGGGGATGGTGCTGCTATCCAGCTGGCTCAGCTTTTCCTGACCGGCGGATATATACAGGCCCAATTCGTCATAGAACTCCAGCGTCTTGCCATAGAGCATGTCCAGCGCTTTGATGTCCTTCAGCAGGCTGTGCTCGTGGCTCAGCAGATTGTCGGTGATCTTGTCGATCTGCCCCATTACGGTTTCATAGCGGGCGGTGAACTGGGCAAAGGGCGCCGCCTTGCCGATCAGGCGCTCCCAAAAGCTGGGCTTGCGCCGCACGTCCAGTTCCGACACCGAGAAGCCGCGAATGGCGGTGACCATGTCACGCAGACTGTCGCCGGCCGGGCCGACATCCTTGTTGCGCACATCCGCCAGCATCGCCTGGCTGATCCCCTGCAATTCCGCCTGCGCCGCCGAGCCAAACGAGATGATCGAGTTGCTGTCGCCCATATCGATCTGATCCATGCGGGCGCGGATGGCGTCGCTTTTGGCGGCGTCGGCTTGCTCCAGCGTCTGAATTTCGGCCACGGGTTCCGGCAGCACGATGGCTGTGGTTTCTTTGACCAGGCTTTCTGCTTCGGCGGCTTTCTGCTTCACACTCTCGGACATAAAGGCTTCCCTCGTTAAAATCAGGTCAGATCCAGATGGACCCCTTCGCGCTGCAACCGATCCCGCAGCACGTCTATTTCAATGGTCAGATCGCTGCGGTCTTCCAGCAGCATTTTGCGGTTCCGGGCGGCAAATCCCTGCTCCAGATCGTCCAGCAGCGCCAGATAGTCGGCGCGGGCCTGGGCATCCTGGCTGCGGCTATAGATATCGGCGAATTTCACCGTCGCATCACGGGCGCCCTGCAAATAGACCGTCAGATACTTGCGCGCGGCGGTTAGGTCGCGCGGGTCTTCCTCGACGGTGCGGAACAGCTCGCGGGCGATGGATTGGAACTGCGCCACGCGGGTGTCGATCTGGCGATCCTGCGCCCGCCGGGCCGCGTGCCGCATCGTGGTCAGGCAGGCCTCGGCATCGTTGACCACCCGCGCCACCCGCGATTGCTGAAATTCGTCAATGCCTTCGACACCCTTGTCCACCATCGGGTCCAGGCCAAAGGCCGCCATATGCAGCGCCAAAACAGCCGAGCCATAGACAGCCGCGATCAGCAGCCCCGGTTCGGCCTTCCAGGCGGCGAGCGCTGCACCAATCCCGGTCAGGATCGAGGCGGCAAGCTTGCGGGGCAGGGCAGGGCGACGGGCGACCCGGCGGGCGTTATAGGCGCTTTGTGCCCGCAGACCTTGGCGTAACATCCAGGCGGCAGCGGTCCAGGCGCCGGCCGCCAGCAGTCCCAACGCCAGACCCATGGCACCGTCCAGCAGTGAAAACAGAACCATCACCGCAGGCGGCACAAACATCAGGTTCGAGCCCGCGCCGATTGGGTCTGGCTGGGCATTTCTGTAAGAATTTGAAGGCGCTGCGCTGCGGGGCGGGGCACCCTCAGGGCGGTCCGAATTACCCTCGGGGCTGTAATGACCGCCGAATTTCTTGGCCATGTGCTTTAGGCCCCCACAATCCAGCCGGTGCTGAGACCGAGCATCAGGATCAAAAGGGCCACAAAGGCAATTTTCTGCACGCGGGGTCTCCCGAAGACGCTGTTCCGCCTTAGAATTTAGGCGATAGCGGGGCGTCTTACTAGGGGGAACTCGCGCGCAGTCGAATCAGCGGCGGGGATTCTTGCCGCCCGGCTTGCCGCCCGAGCGCCCATCAGGGCGCTGCGAAGGTCTGCCCGTGCTGGGTTTCCCACCGCTGCGGCCTGTTGGGTTGCCGCCGGGTCGGCCAGTTGGTTTGCCGCCTGTGCGTCCAGTGGGTCTACCACCACCGGAGCGGTCGGGGCCCTTGCTGGAATAGCCGCGACCACCGGGCCGTCCGTCCTCTTCCGGCTCGCGGGGGCGACCGGGTTTGCCTGCCATCGTGCTGGGGCGCTTGCGCAGCGGGCGTCTGGGTTTTGCGGCGACCTCAGGCTCTGGCTCAGCTTCCAGCCCCAGTTGATCGCGCATCACCTTGCGGCGGATTTCCTCAACCGCGCCCAGTTTCAGCTGACCCAGCTGGAACGGACCATACGAGACCCGCAGCAACCGGTTCACAGTAAAGCCGATGTCCTCAATCGCGCGGCGAATTTCACGGTTCTTGCCTTCGCGGATGCCGATTGTCAGCCAGGCATTGGCGCCCTGCTGGCGATCCAGCGTCACCTGCATCGACTGGAACCGCTCACCGTCGATCACCATGCCTTTGCGCAGCGGCTCAAAATCGCTGTCCTGTGGCCGGCCGTTGATCCGCACCCGGTATTTGCGCAGCCATCCGGTCGAGGGCAGTTCAAGCTGGCGCTTGATGCCGCCATCATTGGTCAGCAGCAGCAGGCCTTCGGAGTTGATGTCCAGCCGGCCCACCGTCATCACCCGTGGCAGATCCTCGGGCAGGCGGTCAAATATCGTGGTGCGGCCTTTTTCATCGCTGTTGGTGGTCACCAACCCGCTGGGCTTGTGATACAGCCACAGCCGCGCCGGTTCCGGGTCGCCAACGGGTTTGCCATTGGCAATGATCCTGTCCTGCGGCGTGACGTTCAGCGCCGGGCTGTCGATCACCGTGCCATTTACGGAGACAAGACCGGCATTGATCATGCGCTCGGCCTCGCGACGCGAGGCAATGCCGGCACGGGCCAGAACTTTGGCGATGCGATCGCCGGCCGGCGGTGAGCCGGGAGGAGGGGTCTGAGATTGGGTCATAACCCGCCCTTAGACGATTCTGCGCGGTTGCGAAAGCACGCAATCCAAGGCATTTTGCAGCATGGTTTTCAAATCTCATATGGAACAGGCGCTTAGCGAGGCGCGCGCCGCAGCCGATCGAGGCGAAGTGCCGGTGGGGGCGGTGCTGATCGACCCGCAGGGGCAGGTGGTGCAAGTCGCAGGCAATCGCACCCGTGAGCTGCATGACCCCACCGCCCACGCCGAGATTCTCACCCTGCGCGCCGCCTGCGGCGAAGCTGGCTCGCAGCGGCTGGCGGGCTATGATCTCTATGTGACGCTGGAGCCCTGCGCCATGTGCGCCGCCGCCATTGCCGCGGCGCGGATCGGCCGGCTGTATTATGGCGCCTCCGACCCCAAGTCGGGCGGCGTGGCGCATGGCGCCCGGGTGTTCTCGCATCCGCAGGCGCATCATGTGCCTGAGGTCTATGACGGCATTGCCGAGGATGAGGCCGAACAGATGCTAAAAGATTTCTTTGCCGCGCGCCGTTGATCCGGTCGCGTTGAACCCTGCTTTGCCTGGCCGATAGGCCGGGCAGCACCCGCCTCGGTCGGGCGCTGCCCTTCGACTTAAAAGGGGACGGGTAAGGCTTGGCGGCGGAAACGGGTACGGTTGGTATTGAAAACGGCACCTGTTCCTGCAATGTTCCAGGTGAAGGCGTCGTAAGTTTATTAGGAAAAGGAACAGCCGTGAGCAATATCACCACAGGCCCGGATGGTCAGGCCCGCTGCAGCTGGAGCGGCTCGGTGCCGGAGTTTCTGCCCTATCACGACAACGAATGGGGCTATCCGGTCGGCAATAATATCCGCCTGTTCGAAAAGGTCTGTCTGGAGAGTTTCCAGTCGGGCCTCAGTTGGCGTACCATTCTCAACAAACGCGACAATTTTCGCGCCGCGTTTGACGGGTTCGACTATGCCAAAGTGGCCACATACACCGAGGCGGATGTGGAGCGGTTGTTGCAGAATGCCGGCATTATCCGCCATCGCGGCAAGATCGAGGCGGTGATCAACAATGCCGCCCGGGCGCTGGAACTGGAGGCTGAGGCGGGATCGCTGGCGGCGTTTTTCTGGAGCTTTGAGCCAGACTCAGACAGCCTGCCAGAGCCGCAGACCCAGACCACCAGCCCCGAATCCGTGGCACTGTCCAAGGCGCTGAAGAAACGCGGCTGGAAATTTGTCGGCCCCACCACCGCCTTTGCCTTCATGCAGGCGATGGGGCTGATCAATGATCACGCCAGAGGGTGTTATTGTCGCGAGAAGGCGGTGCAGGCGCGATTGGCGTTTGAGCGGCCTTAGCGGATGCCCGGCCAGATCCCCGGCCTGCGCTTCCAGTCTGATCCCCAATGACAGCGGATCAGCTTCGATAACCGGGTAAGGCGCGGCGCGATATCACGGCGGACGCTTGCGCCCTCGCGCAAGCGGGGCTAAACGCTTGGACCAAGTTGCAACTGGAGATTAGCCATGTCGATCGACAAGGACACCGCCGCGCGCGTGGCCAAACTGGCCCGGATCAAGGTCGAAGCAGAGGCCCTGCCGGCACTTGCCGCGGAATTCAACACCATTCTCGGCTTTATTGAACAGCTCAATGAGGTGGACGTAGAGGGCGTTGAGCCGATGACTTCGGTCACGCCACAGCGCCTGAAGCGCCGTCAGGACGTGGTCAATGACGGCCACCAGCAGCCCAAAGTGCTGGCCAATGCCCCTGATGCCCGCGAGGGTTTCTTTGCTGTGCCTAAGGTAATGGAATAAGAGCATGACTGATCTGAACAAACTGGGCCTGGCCGAGGCCCGTGACCTGCTGCGCAAGGGCGAGACCTCCTCGGTTGAGCTGACCCAGGCCTGCCTCACCGCTATTGACGCGGCCGGTGCGCTGAACGCCTTTGCGCATAAAACGCCCGAGATTGCGCTGGAGCGCGCCAGCGCTGCGGATGCGCGCCTAAAAGGCGAAGATGCGCCCGCCATGTGTGGGCTGCCGATTGGTATCAAAGACCTGTTCTGCACCAAAGGCGTTCCCAGTCAGGCCGGTAGCCGCATCCTGCAGGGCTTTAAGCCCGAGTATGAATCGACGGTGTCGCAGAACCTGATCGACAGTGGCTCGGTGATGCTGGGCAAGCTGAACATGGATGAATTCGCCATGGGCTCGTCCAATGAAACCTCGGTTTACGGCGATGTGATCAGCCCCTGGCGGCGCGGCGATGATACCGCTGCTCTGACACCGGGTGGCTCCTCTGGTGGTTCGGCTGCTGCGGTGGCGGCGGATCTGTGTCTGGCGGCAACCGGCACCGATACCGGTGGTTCGATCCGCCAGCCGGCCGCCTTTACTGGCACTGTCGGCATCAAACCCACCTACGGCCGTTGCTCGCGCTGGGGTGTGGTGGCCTTTGCCTCCTCCTTGGATCAGGCTGGCCCGATGACCAAATCGGTGCGCGACGCGGCCATCATGCTCGAAGTCATGGCTGGCCATGACGCCAAAGACAGCACCAGCGCCGATCTGGCGGTGCCGAATTTTGAGGCCATGCTGACGGGCGATATTCGCGGCAAG from Parasedimentitalea psychrophila harbors:
- a CDS encoding META domain-containing protein, whose protein sequence is MGFGGSGFISGSFASDKGNGPIGDIPMTLPTVETFDGAWIVEKVTGVDLTGFDALRFDFDAGTLYGSAPCRSFKTSFGPDVQNLMFAPLQIGGGLCDEQTMITERKFLQRIGLVNRLEIDADNQLVMYASDEPMLWATRLTE
- a CDS encoding primosomal protein N' (replication factor Y) - superfamily II helicase — encoded protein: MSSSPPPPPPAASEAPKEGHRFPCEQCGGDYRYDPGNRSLSCAHCGHAEQIGAGPWQAASLRELDFDTAVAQHLPAAEIEITRVSACPNCAAQVEFDPATHAKECPFCATPVVVDTGENRHIKPKGVLPFGVDERSAHKEMASWLGRLWFAPNGLKEYARKGRKMQGIYVPYWTFDADTKSSYSGQRGTVYYVTETKMVNGKRQSRQVAKVRWRPASGRVQRWFDDVLVLASNSLPKKYTEALEPWDLSAMERYQPQYLAGFRAEAYAVELQDGYTQARAKMDRVIERDVRFDIGGDRQRIHDIDTAIADVTFKHVLLPVWLAAYKYRGKTYRFVVNGQSGRVQGERPYSAWKIAAAVALGLIIAGGIGYLAAQQ
- a CDS encoding SPFH domain-containing protein, which translates into the protein MGIFDFLTGEFIDVIHWVDDSRDTMVWRFEREDHEIKYGAKLTVRSGQAAVFIHEGQLADVFTPGLYMLETNNMPVMTTLQHWHHGFQSPFKSEIYFVNTTRFNDLKWGTKNPIICRDPEFGPIRLRAFGTYSVKISDAARFLTEIVGTDGEFTMDEISFQVRNIIVQEFSRVVAGSGLPVLDMAANTADLGKLVAAEISATIADYGLSIPELYIENISLPPAVEAAMDRRTQMGIVGDLGRYTQFSAAEAMTAAAQNPGGGMGAGLGMGMGIGMAQAMAAGQAAGPWGARPAPAAAATTTQAAPVAAPLAPPPPPVEHVWHLAENGQTSGPFSKARLGRMAAEGGLNRETHVWTPGQDGWKRAGEVTELAQLFTILPPPPPPPAPAG
- a CDS encoding DUF2927 domain-containing protein, with protein sequence MRQGGENKQRRSPGKSPGKSPGVIAGLVGLAALLACTPPPQTTPVAPPPPQELAPPPRSAASEQLVHYYAVLQQDLLTRGLLRIDGGGPDTPYNADKLVRNFEAIAFFDEYAGSGSSGAGGLSRWPGPVRIKAEFGPSVPPMQRQQDTQFLASYADRLARITGHPITATTGRGNFHVIYAGKDDSDFIRARLQQILPNISAENLEIFANPPRSFYCLVLAGGPQQDPLSYTRGVALIRAEHPDLVRQSCVHEEVAQGLGLRNDSPRARPSIFNDDDEFALLTSHDEKLLTLLYDARLHPGMSAAQARPITRVIANELMGLPAEDLPRAY
- a CDS encoding toxic anion resistance protein; translation: MSESVKQKAAEAESLVKETTAIVLPEPVAEIQTLEQADAAKSDAIRARMDQIDMGDSNSIISFGSAAQAELQGISQAMLADVRNKDVGPAGDSLRDMVTAIRGFSVSELDVRRKPSFWERLIGKAAPFAQFTARYETVMGQIDKITDNLLSHEHSLLKDIKALDMLYGKTLEFYDELGLYISAGQEKLSQLDSSTIPAQQAELAAAAEGQQVMRAQELRDLRAARDDLERRLHDLKLTRQVTMQSLPSIRLVQENDKSLVTKINSTLVNTVPLWETQLAQAVTIQRSAEAAAAVRDANDLTNELLTANAANLRASNKIIREEMERGVFDIEAVKQANADLIGTIQDSLAIADQGKTQRAAAARELTKMEGELRDTLASARARQDAVGDTAATSVPG
- a CDS encoding 5-bromo-4-chloroindolyl phosphate hydrolysis family protein, producing MAKKFGGHYSPEGNSDRPEGAPPRSAAPSNSYRNAQPDPIGAGSNLMFVPPAVMVLFSLLDGAMGLALGLLAAGAWTAAAWMLRQGLRAQSAYNARRVARRPALPRKLAASILTGIGAALAAWKAEPGLLIAAVYGSAVLALHMAAFGLDPMVDKGVEGIDEFQQSRVARVVNDAEACLTTMRHAARRAQDRQIDTRVAQFQSIARELFRTVEEDPRDLTAARKYLTVYLQGARDATVKFADIYSRSQDAQARADYLALLDDLEQGFAARNRKMLLEDRSDLTIEIDVLRDRLQREGVHLDLT
- a CDS encoding pseudouridine synthase; protein product: MTQSQTPPPGSPPAGDRIAKVLARAGIASRREAERMINAGLVSVNGTVIDSPALNVTPQDRIIANGKPVGDPEPARLWLYHKPSGLVTTNSDEKGRTTIFDRLPEDLPRVMTVGRLDINSEGLLLLTNDGGIKRQLELPSTGWLRKYRVRINGRPQDSDFEPLRKGMVIDGERFQSMQVTLDRQQGANAWLTIGIREGKNREIRRAIEDIGFTVNRLLRVSYGPFQLGQLKLGAVEEIRRKVMRDQLGLEAEPEPEVAAKPRRPLRKRPSTMAGKPGRPREPEEDGRPGGRGYSSKGPDRSGGGRPTGRTGGKPTGRPGGNPTGRSGGKPSTGRPSQRPDGRSGGKPGGKNPRR
- a CDS encoding nucleoside deaminase; the protein is MVFKSHMEQALSEARAAADRGEVPVGAVLIDPQGQVVQVAGNRTRELHDPTAHAEILTLRAACGEAGSQRLAGYDLYVTLEPCAMCAAAIAAARIGRLYYGASDPKSGGVAHGARVFSHPQAHHVPEVYDGIAEDEAEQMLKDFFAARR
- a CDS encoding DNA-3-methyladenine glycosylase I, with amino-acid sequence MSNITTGPDGQARCSWSGSVPEFLPYHDNEWGYPVGNNIRLFEKVCLESFQSGLSWRTILNKRDNFRAAFDGFDYAKVATYTEADVERLLQNAGIIRHRGKIEAVINNAARALELEAEAGSLAAFFWSFEPDSDSLPEPQTQTTSPESVALSKALKKRGWKFVGPTTAFAFMQAMGLINDHARGCYCREKAVQARLAFERP
- the gatC gene encoding Asp-tRNA(Asn)/Glu-tRNA(Gln) amidotransferase subunit GatC — translated: MSIDKDTAARVAKLARIKVEAEALPALAAEFNTILGFIEQLNEVDVEGVEPMTSVTPQRLKRRQDVVNDGHQQPKVLANAPDAREGFFAVPKVME
- the gatA gene encoding Asp-tRNA(Asn)/Glu-tRNA(Gln) amidotransferase subunit GatA gives rise to the protein MTDLNKLGLAEARDLLRKGETSSVELTQACLTAIDAAGALNAFAHKTPEIALERASAADARLKGEDAPAMCGLPIGIKDLFCTKGVPSQAGSRILQGFKPEYESTVSQNLIDSGSVMLGKLNMDEFAMGSSNETSVYGDVISPWRRGDDTAALTPGGSSGGSAAAVAADLCLAATGTDTGGSIRQPAAFTGTVGIKPTYGRCSRWGVVAFASSLDQAGPMTKSVRDAAIMLEVMAGHDAKDSTSADLAVPNFEAMLTGDIRGKKIGIPKEYRMDGMPAAIETLWADGAAMLKDAGAEIVDISLPHTKYALPAYYVIAPAEASSNLARYDGVRYGHRAKLEAGDGITEMYEKTRAEGFGPEVQRRVMVGTYVLSAGFYDAYYNRARRVRTLIKKDFEDVFAAGVDAILTPATPSAAFGLGEMIDADPVQMYLNDVFTVTVNLAGLPGISVPTGLDAQGLPLGLQLIGKPWEEGDLLNTAYALEAAAGFVAKPGKWW